Proteins encoded together in one Coffea arabica cultivar ET-39 chromosome 2c, Coffea Arabica ET-39 HiFi, whole genome shotgun sequence window:
- the LOC113725694 gene encoding UDP-glucosyltransferase 29: protein MDTRKRSFRILMLPWLAHGHISPFLELAKALTKRNFYIYVCSTPVNLSSLKQNLSEKDSISIKLVELQVPTLPELPPHHHTTNGLPPNLMPTLKEAVDMAKPSFHNILRTLKPDMVLYDFLLPWVPALASAQNIPAVSFISTGAATFSYVVHYKLNPDSEYPFSSIYYREYENHKLTGMADATASGIKDSDRVINCVEQSSGMILIKTCREIEGKYIDYLSRLSKKKIVPVGPLVQAPAMEDAPTKIIEWLSKKNRGSTVFASFGSEYFLSREDMEQIAFGLELSNVNFIWVIRFPVGEDISLKEALPKGFLERVGHRAMVLKGWAPQGRILKHPSIGGFVSHCGWSSVMEGIKFGVPIVAVPMHLDQPLNARLVEELGIGEEVVRNKQGILEKEQVSSVIRKVVDEKSTTGERFRRKVRELSEKMRGKEEEEIDDVVEEMVKPCRKVDRYNSVDMLF from the coding sequence ATGGATACAAGGAAGAGAAGTTTCAGGATTTTAATGCTGCCATGGTTAGCTCATGGTCACATATCTCCTTTTCTAGAGCTAGCCAAAGCACTTACAAAGAGAAACTTCTACATCTATGTCTGTTCTACACCAGTCAACCTCAGTTCCCTCAAACAGAATCTTTCTGAAAAGGACTCCATTTCCATAAAATTAGTAGAGCTTCAAGTTCCTACTTTGCCAGAACTTCCTCCTCATCACCACACAACCAATGGCCTCCCACCCAACCTCATGCCCACTCTCAAAGAAGCTGTAGATATGGCCAAACCTAGCTTCCATAACATCCTCAGAACTCTAAAGCCAGACATGGTTTTGTATGATTTCCTCCTGCCATGGGTACCAGCATTGGCGTCAGCCCAGAATATTCCAGCTGTGTCGTTTATTTCTACTGGTGCAGCAACATTTTCCTACGTCGTCCACTATAAGTTAAACCCGGATTCGGAGTATCCTTTTTCCTCCATATATTATAGAGAATATGAAAATCATAAGCTAACTGGAATGGCTGATGCAACTGCTAGTGGCATCAAAGATTCAGACAGAGTTATTAATTGTGTGGAGCAGTCATCTGGTATGATTTTGATCAAGACATGCAGAGAGATAGAGGGAAAATACATCGACTATCTTTCCCGTTTGTCGAAAAAAAAGATTGTCCCTGTTGGTCCCCTCGTTCAGGCGCCAGCAATGGAAGACGCGCCCACGAAAATCATCGAATGGCTTAGCAAGAAGAATCGTGGTTCCACGGTATTTGCTTCCTTTGGCAGTGAATATTTCCTGTCCAGAGAAGATATGGAGCAGATTGCTTTTGGATTGGAGCTCAGCAATGTTAATTTCATATGGGTTATTAGGTTCCCTGTAGGAGAGGATATTAGCCTCAAAGAGGCCTTGCCAAAGGGATTTCTTGAGAGAGTAGGACACCGAgcaatggtgctgaagggatggGCACCACAGGGAAGGATCCTCAAGCACCCCAGCATCGGGGGATTCGTGAGCCACTGCGGATGGAGCTCAGTAATGGAAGGCATCAAGTTCGGAGTTCCAATAGTAGCGGTGCCAATGCACCTTGACCAGCCACTGAATGCTAGGCTGGTGGAGGAGCTAGGCATAGGTGAAGAGGTTGTGAGAAACAAGCAAGGAATTCTTGAAAAGGAACAGGTGTCAAGCGTGATAAGGAAGGTGGTCGACGAAAAGAGCACCACTGGTGAAAGATTCAGGCGAAAAGTAAGAGAATTGAGTgagaaaatgagaggaaaagaagaggaagagatAGATGATGTGGTTGAAGAGATGGTAAAACCTTGCAGGAAGGTAGACAGGTATAACTCAGTAGATATGCTGTTCTAG
- the LOC113723823 gene encoding UDP-glucosyltransferase 29-like, whose amino-acid sequence MEYHQDSFSVLMFPWLAHGHISPFLELAKKLSQRNFKVYLCSTPACLVSIKPKLAENFSASIQLVELHLPTLPGLPPEYHTTNGLPSHLMATLKQAFDMASPNFIKILETIEPDLLVYDMLQPWAPTAASALNIPAVEFISSSTTMTSFMLHVLKNNPGTKFPFSNIFHGDLEAILANKLHDDVKFRSKEINRVVQSLQLSSKIILIKSFKEIEGKYIDYLSLLSGKKVVPVGPLVQDPSSTHGNSDDNLEIMEWLDKKEKKSTVFVCFGTEYFLSQEDREEIAHGLELSNVNFIWAIRYPKGENLQLEEALPKGFLARVGERGMVVDGWVPQAKILGHSSVGGFVSHCGWNSVMESMKSGVPIVAIPMHLDQPVNARLIEEVGAGVEVLREDDGTLGREKVAAVIKQVMHEEIGQLVRERARSLSNKIEVKGDEEIDVVVDELVQLCLEKKMKDVKNF is encoded by the coding sequence ACTCCTTCAGTGTTCTCATGTTCCCATGGTTGGCACATGGACACATCTCCCCTTTCCTAGAACTAGCCAAAAAGCTTAGCCAGAGAAACTTCAAGGTTTACTTGTGCTCTACGCCAGCATGCCTGGTTtcaatcaagccaaaacttgctgaaaatttttctgCGTCAATTCAACTCGTAGAACTCCATCTTCCAACTTTGCCAGGCCTTCCTCCTGAGTACCACACAACCAATGGTCTTCCAAGCCATCTCATGGCCACTCTAAAACAGGCCTTTGACATGGCAAGTCCTAACTTCATCAAGATTTTGGAAACCATAGAGCCTGATTTGCTCGTATATGATATGCTCCAGCCATGGGCACCAACGGCTGCATCAGCCCTTAATATCCCTGCTGTTGAGTTCATTAGCAGTAGTACAACGATGACTTCCTTCATGTTGCATGTCCTCAAGAACAATCCAGGTACCAAGTTTCCCTTCTCGAATATTTTCCACGGAGATCTTGAGGCTATTCTTGCCAACAAGTTGCACGATGATGTCAAATTTCGTTCTAAAGAGATAAATCGTGTTGTCCAAAGCCTCCAACTCTCTTCCAAAATTATTTTGATCAAGAGTTTCAAGGAGATTGAGGGTAAATATATTGATTATCTTTCGCTGTTATCTGGCAAGAAAGTAGTACCGGTTGGTCCACTTGTTCAGGACCCTAGTAGTACCCATGGTAATAGTGATGATAATTTGGAGATCATGGAATGGcttgacaaaaaagaaaagaaatcgaCAGTTTTTGTTTGCTTTGGAACTGAGTATTTTCTGTCCCAGGAAGACAGGGAAGAAATAGCTCACGGGCTCGAGCTTAGCAACGTTAActttatatgggctattaggtATCCAAAAGGAGAGAATCTTCAACTTGAGGAAGCGTTGCCAAAAGGGTTTCTGGCCAGGGTAGGAGAGAGGGGAATGGTTGTGGATGGATGGGTACCACAGGCAAAAATTTTGGGCCATTCTAGTGTTGGGGGATTTGTGAGCCATTGTGGGTGGAATTCAGTCATGGAGAGTATGAAATCTGGCGTCCCAATTGTAGCCATTCCCATGCACCTCGACCAACCAGTCAATGCTAGGCTGATCGAAGAGGTTGGTGCTGGTGTGGAGGTTCTGAGAGAGGATGATGGAACTCTTGGGCGAGAGAAAGTTGCTGCAGTCATCAAACAAGTGATGCATGAAGAAATTGGCCAACTTGTAAGGGAACGCGCTCGAAGTCTGtcaaacaagattgaagtgaAAGGAGACGAAGAGATTGATGTAGTGGTGGATGAATTGGTCCAGCTTTGTCTCGAGAAAAAGATGAAGGACGTAAAAAACTTCTGA